In the genome of Bacteroidota bacterium, one region contains:
- a CDS encoding T9SS type A sorting domain-containing protein, producing the protein MKKIAPNKLLILWLLYIWSSNSISQTWVCGDDLIDVRNGRQYNTVQIDDRCWMAENINIGIMIDGDSSLANNNIIEKFCFENDSINCELYGGMYNWNEMMLWDTIESCQGICPDGWHIPSDSEIFDLETFFDSTITDPFSFGLRGTDAGKKLKMGGISGFNFLLGGSHYFHSKGFIRVGYTGGLLSSSQFSSFNALGRGFIFNEDQTGRETKMKHHAYSIRCLKDSSSSSCLPMPSISHAGHDQLFVTDTFVYLQSNVPIFGSGVWSLSSGLNGNFSNIYSNTSTFFGIPGQTYKLVWSISTNCNTSNDTLIIRFLSPFSQDIACGDTLIDIRDGQKYPTVKIGEQCWMKENLNIGNKIIIDTANFTQQLDNNVIEKYCLKNKDSKCNIYGGLYQWDEMMQYSSTSGSQGICPSGWHIPTISEYYTLIDYYGGNEVASGPLMDTSTEFWAIPNNIATNASRFSALGTGYIAIDGSSKYEHDIELLWSSSENTIGNAWRIGLSSNTERIYKLSSDKLNAKSVRCIKNPCSPQPTYSNAGADQIIQGKFASLNANTPFVGLGMWSIEDGVGGHLQNDTLPTTLFKGIQGNTYILKWTISNTCGSSEDFITISLLSSFSSCGDTLTDYRDGRKYSTIQIGSQCWMVENLNIGIFIPSTNTPGLIHSDLSNNNIFEKYCYNNDTGYCSDYGGLYDWDELMKYNTMEGFRGICPNGWHIPTDLEFYNLENFVDTNINDPNLIGWRGIDAAVKMQNGGSSGFNSLFAGYRDKTGSFKKMNNKSFFWTSSEISTQKVWHRQIHNGYYQINRDELVKKDGLSIRCILNSNNKSYSFENKEDIRIKLFPNPTSGKLEILWNSVADTKYNIVITNLMGNILFNRSITLDNEQKLTLDISDFPANVYLVKVFNKEIYTINKIIIIK; encoded by the coding sequence ATGAAAAAAATAGCTCCTAATAAACTCCTAATACTTTGGTTGTTATATATTTGGTCGAGTAATTCTATTTCCCAAACATGGGTATGTGGAGATGACCTAATTGATGTTCGCAATGGAAGACAATATAATACCGTACAAATTGATGATAGATGCTGGATGGCTGAAAACATCAATATTGGTATAATGATAGATGGAGACAGCAGTCTTGCCAATAATAACATTATAGAAAAGTTTTGCTTCGAAAATGATTCAATTAATTGCGAACTTTATGGAGGAATGTACAATTGGAATGAAATGATGCTGTGGGATACCATAGAATCTTGCCAGGGAATTTGTCCGGATGGTTGGCATATACCAAGTGATAGTGAGATATTTGATTTAGAAACTTTTTTTGATTCAACAATAACTGATCCATTTTCCTTTGGACTTAGAGGAACTGATGCTGGTAAAAAACTTAAAATGGGAGGAATATCAGGCTTTAATTTTTTATTAGGCGGTTCACATTATTTTCATTCAAAAGGATTTATAAGAGTTGGTTATACAGGTGGATTATTAAGCTCATCGCAATTTTCTTCATTTAATGCACTTGGGAGAGGATTTATATTTAATGAAGACCAAACCGGAAGAGAAACAAAAATGAAACACCATGCTTACTCAATAAGATGTTTAAAAGATTCCTCAAGCAGTTCTTGTTTGCCAATGCCTTCAATATCTCATGCAGGACATGACCAACTATTTGTTACCGATACATTTGTGTATCTGCAATCAAATGTTCCTATTTTTGGGAGTGGAGTGTGGAGTTTATCAAGCGGATTAAATGGTAATTTTTCAAATATATATTCAAATACTTCTACATTTTTTGGGATACCTGGACAAACATATAAATTGGTGTGGAGTATTTCAACTAATTGTAACACATCAAATGATACTCTAATTATTCGATTTCTAAGTCCATTTTCTCAAGATATAGCCTGTGGAGACACATTAATTGACATTAGAGATGGGCAAAAATATCCAACAGTCAAAATTGGCGAGCAATGCTGGATGAAAGAAAACCTAAATATTGGGAACAAGATAATAATTGATACGGCAAATTTTACCCAGCAGTTAGACAATAATGTAATTGAAAAATATTGCTTAAAAAACAAAGATTCAAAATGCAATATTTATGGAGGACTATACCAGTGGGATGAGATGATGCAATATTCTTCCACTTCTGGGAGTCAAGGTATATGTCCCTCAGGCTGGCATATACCAACAATATCTGAATATTATACTCTGATAGATTATTATGGAGGAAATGAAGTTGCATCCGGTCCCCTAATGGATACATCAACAGAATTTTGGGCAATCCCAAATAATATTGCTACAAATGCAAGCAGATTTTCTGCATTGGGTACAGGATATATAGCTATAGATGGATCATCAAAATATGAACATGATATTGAATTGCTCTGGTCCTCTTCTGAAAATACAATTGGTAATGCATGGAGGATTGGTTTAAGCAGCAATACTGAAAGAATTTATAAATTAAGTAGTGATAAACTGAATGCAAAATCAGTACGCTGTATAAAAAATCCATGTTCGCCCCAACCTACTTACTCAAATGCCGGTGCTGATCAAATCATTCAAGGGAAATTTGCCAGCTTAAATGCCAATACTCCATTTGTAGGTTTAGGAATGTGGTCAATTGAAGATGGTGTTGGAGGACATTTGCAAAATGACACATTACCAACAACTCTGTTTAAAGGAATACAAGGCAACACTTATATATTAAAATGGACTATTAGTAACACATGTGGCAGTTCTGAAGATTTTATTACAATTAGTCTATTATCTTCATTTTCAAGTTGTGGCGATACTTTAACAGATTACCGTGATGGAAGAAAATATTCCACAATCCAAATAGGTTCACAATGTTGGATGGTTGAAAACCTAAATATTGGAATTTTTATTCCAAGTACCAATACGCCCGGATTGATACATTCTGACCTTTCAAACAACAATATTTTCGAAAAGTATTGTTACAATAATGATACTGGCTATTGTAGTGATTACGGTGGTTTATATGATTGGGATGAACTTATGAAATATAATACAATGGAGGGATTTAGAGGAATTTGTCCCAATGGATGGCATATACCTACAGATCTTGAGTTTTATAATCTTGAAAACTTTGTTGATACAAATATTAATGATCCAAATTTAATTGGCTGGAGAGGCATTGATGCTGCTGTGAAAATGCAAAATGGAGGATCATCGGGTTTCAATTCCCTTTTTGCAGGTTATAGAGATAAAACAGGTAGTTTTAAGAAGATGAATAATAAATCATTTTTCTGGACTTCAAGTGAAATTAGTACACAAAAAGTATGGCATCGTCAAATTCATAATGGGTACTACCAAATTAATAGAGATGAGTTGGTAAAAAAAGACGGATTATCAATCCGATGTATTTTAAACAGTAATAATAAATCTTATTCATTTGAAAATAAAGAAGACATAAGAATCAAATTGTTCCCAAATCCAACATCCGGGAAACTTGAGATTTTATGGAATAGTGTAGCTGATACAAAATACAATATTGTTATCACAAATCTTATGGGTAATATTTTATTCAATAGAAGTATTACGCTTGATAATGAACAGAAACTGACATTAGATATTTCTGATTTTCCGGCAAATGTTTATTTGGTGAAAGTTTTTAATAAAGAAATATACACAATCAATAAAATTATTATAATAAAATAA
- a CDS encoding MBOAT family protein, protein MLFNSLSFIIFFPIVVVFFFALPQKYRWMLLLAASYFFYLSFEIKYFFLIATSTLVSYYTAIWMGNTDDDKLRKKFLLLNLITNLGILFVFKYFNFAIDTANFTLEKVQIGYQIPLMRLMLPLGISFYTFQIIGYTLDVYYERVKPQKHLGIFALYVSFFPQLVAGPIERGGRLLPQFFVKHKFDYNRVKTGLIIMLWGYFKKLVIADRISVIVDQVYGTPEQYGGVALIITTVLFAIQIYCDFSGYTDIAIGAAKIMGFDLMINFKRPFISKNISEFWRRWHISLSTWARDYIYEPIAFKRKNWGMKGIVWAIFVTFSLLGLWHGAKWAFVFFGVLQGLAFYYEMFTKNFRAKLARAIPAMIYNKLSILLTFSFFCFTSIFFRADNIIDGFHIAGSLDNGLLEFISNFTKKLLFEFSLSPGAEVLKELDLQPFDFVILMFAIFTMFQFEKFGRDGYFWEVLEKAPLIARWTVYAFIFTFILMYGEFNIQEFIYFQF, encoded by the coding sequence ATGCTTTTTAACTCATTAAGTTTTATAATATTTTTTCCCATTGTAGTTGTTTTCTTTTTTGCACTACCACAGAAATATAGATGGATGTTGCTACTTGCTGCATCCTATTTTTTTTATCTCTCTTTCGAAATAAAATATTTCTTTCTTATAGCCACTTCAACATTAGTAAGTTACTATACTGCAATTTGGATGGGAAATACCGATGATGATAAATTACGAAAAAAGTTCTTGTTATTAAATTTAATAACAAATTTGGGGATTTTGTTCGTCTTCAAATATTTCAATTTTGCAATAGATACAGCAAATTTTACTTTAGAAAAAGTACAGATTGGCTATCAGATCCCGTTGATGAGATTGATGCTGCCGCTTGGAATATCCTTTTATACTTTCCAAATTATTGGTTACACACTCGATGTGTATTACGAAAGAGTAAAACCACAAAAGCACCTTGGAATATTTGCTCTTTATGTTTCATTTTTCCCACAACTTGTAGCCGGTCCTATCGAAAGAGGTGGCAGGCTATTGCCCCAGTTTTTTGTAAAACATAAATTTGATTACAATAGAGTGAAAACCGGTTTAATTATAATGCTTTGGGGATATTTTAAGAAGTTAGTAATTGCTGATAGAATTTCTGTAATCGTAGATCAGGTTTATGGAACACCTGAACAATATGGCGGTGTTGCCTTAATAATTACTACTGTACTATTTGCTATCCAAATTTATTGCGATTTTTCCGGATATACCGATATTGCAATTGGAGCAGCTAAAATCATGGGTTTTGACCTAATGATCAATTTTAAGCGTCCTTTTATTTCGAAAAACATATCCGAGTTTTGGCGGCGATGGCATATTTCACTTTCGACCTGGGCAAGAGATTACATTTATGAACCTATTGCTTTCAAAAGGAAAAATTGGGGAATGAAAGGTATCGTATGGGCAATTTTTGTTACATTTTCATTATTAGGTTTATGGCATGGTGCAAAATGGGCATTTGTGTTTTTTGGAGTTCTACAAGGATTAGCATTCTACTACGAAATGTTTACTAAAAACTTTAGAGCTAAACTTGCCAGAGCCATTCCTGCGATGATATATAACAAACTAAGTATATTATTGACATTCTCATTTTTCTGTTTCACAAGCATATTTTTCAGGGCAGATAATATTATAGATGGTTTCCATATAGCTGGAAGTCTTGACAATGGATTACTCGAATTTATTAGCAACTTTACCAAAAAATTACTTTTTGAATTCAGTCTGTCGCCTGGTGCTGAAGTGCTTAAGGAATTAGATTTGCAACCATTTGATTTTGTTATATTGATGTTTGCAATTTTTACTATGTTCCAATTCGAAAAATTTGGACGTGATGGATATTTTTGGGAAGTATTAGAAAAAGCTCCATTAATTGCTAGATGGACTGTTTATGCTTTTATCTTTACATTTATTCTAATGTATGGAGAATTTAACATTCAAGAGTTTATCTACTTTCAGTTTTAA
- a CDS encoding acyl carrier protein — MTREQVIERLTPIFHKVFKDDSIIVTDSLNANDVKKWDSLSNTLMLADVEKEFNIKLKFKDISKMQHVGDLIDLTIKHSEN, encoded by the coding sequence ATGACAAGAGAACAAGTAATAGAAAGGCTAACACCAATTTTTCATAAGGTGTTTAAAGATGATAGCATAATTGTTACAGATTCGCTCAATGCAAATGATGTAAAAAAATGGGATTCATTATCTAATACACTAATGCTGGCAGACGTTGAAAAAGAATTTAATATAAAACTAAAGTTCAAGGATATTTCTAAAATGCAACATGTTGGCGATCTTATTGATTTGACAATAAAGCATTCAGAAAATTAA
- a CDS encoding sulfotransferase, giving the protein MENKPLLTYFGHHKCGTQWFKAIITDVSALLKIKYVSHHNASQFDKDLPKFVEGNQMDFYSFINAQWKFIKDLKNHKGFHVIRDPRDIVVSGYYSHLYSHSTQAWTQLVEIRDKLQTSSKEDGLMSEIERSTNLINHISSWDYSNPNIMELKMEEFMGNPYERLIDVFKFLDLVYDKESPQNLKNNDRLPIGKFMAAAYYNRFSAKAKGRTEGQEDQKSHYRKGVAGDWKNHFTENHKKAFKDIAGQALIELGYEKNMDW; this is encoded by the coding sequence ATGGAAAATAAACCACTATTAACCTATTTCGGACATCACAAATGTGGCACGCAATGGTTCAAAGCTATCATCACCGATGTCAGCGCACTTTTGAAAATAAAATATGTGAGTCATCATAATGCTAGTCAGTTCGACAAAGACCTGCCTAAATTTGTCGAAGGCAACCAAATGGATTTTTATTCTTTTATAAATGCACAATGGAAATTTATTAAAGATCTGAAAAATCACAAAGGCTTTCATGTGATTCGAGACCCAAGAGACATTGTAGTCTCTGGCTATTATTCACATCTATATTCTCACTCGACCCAGGCCTGGACACAGTTAGTCGAAATAAGAGACAAACTTCAAACCTCTTCGAAAGAAGATGGCCTAATGTCAGAAATTGAAAGATCCACAAACCTTATCAATCACATAAGCTCATGGGACTATTCCAACCCAAATATCATGGAACTGAAAATGGAAGAGTTTATGGGAAATCCTTATGAGAGACTGATTGATGTTTTTAAATTTTTAGATTTGGTTTATGATAAAGAGTCGCCACAAAATTTGAAAAACAATGACCGACTTCCTATTGGAAAATTCATGGCGGCAGCCTACTACAACCGTTTTTCGGCGAAAGCTAAAGGCCGTACCGAAGGACAGGAAGATCAGAAAAGCCACTACAGAAAAGGAGTTGCCGGCGATTGGAAAAATCATTTCACCGAAAATCACAAAAAAGCATTCAAAGATATTGCGGGGCAAGCACTCATAGAACTTGGTTATGAGAAAAATATGGATTGGTAA
- a CDS encoding glycosyltransferase family 4 protein, translating into MSSKRILIQYPYNPFTKAHGVHTRYMQIFKYLKSRGIQIDMISHKSFGDPWNDVMVMSNEIEHMIDNLYVNDKDVHHYKKTKLSKKISGLISRKEGKQTDFLDSNQFPDYAYQNLQEQYNKILKTRKYDMVLITYPMWANLIKNIDRSITTFMTIEDFMSLNYFDKSNGKINIGNYLGEEIKRTNYFDKVICISKEEMAFFERFCKKPKFYHIPHMMPLMEMRTENEKTIDITYVGSNNQFNRDGMIWFFEKVVPFLNPDYKITIIGKVNEHLDRYKNKYSNYDFVNFAEELEPYYHSSKITICPMFGGTGLKIKVIESLSFGLPCVTTDLGIVGMEDSSKNGCIVTNNAELYAMHIRDLIENQEYRNKISREAYEYFQQNYTEEEIFYKMDDVFLK; encoded by the coding sequence ATGAGTTCTAAAAGAATACTTATTCAATATCCATACAATCCATTTACAAAAGCACACGGCGTTCATACCAGATATATGCAAATCTTTAAGTATTTGAAATCGCGTGGTATTCAGATTGATATGATTAGCCATAAAAGTTTTGGAGACCCTTGGAACGATGTAATGGTTATGTCGAACGAAATAGAGCATATGATTGATAATCTTTATGTTAATGACAAAGATGTACATCATTACAAAAAAACCAAACTTTCAAAAAAAATATCAGGCTTAATTTCCCGGAAAGAAGGCAAACAGACAGATTTTTTAGACAGCAATCAATTTCCGGATTATGCCTATCAAAACCTTCAGGAGCAATACAACAAAATACTGAAAACCAGAAAGTATGATATGGTCTTAATCACATATCCAATGTGGGCAAACCTTATCAAAAATATCGATAGAAGCATAACAACTTTTATGACAATCGAAGATTTTATGTCTTTAAATTATTTTGATAAAAGCAATGGGAAAATAAATATTGGTAACTATCTCGGAGAAGAAATAAAAAGGACAAATTATTTCGACAAAGTTATATGTATTTCTAAAGAAGAAATGGCCTTTTTCGAACGATTTTGCAAAAAACCAAAGTTCTACCATATTCCACACATGATGCCACTTATGGAAATGAGAACCGAAAACGAAAAGACCATAGATATCACATATGTAGGTTCAAACAATCAGTTTAACCGCGATGGTATGATATGGTTTTTCGAAAAAGTAGTTCCCTTCTTAAACCCCGATTATAAAATTACAATCATAGGAAAAGTCAATGAACATTTAGATAGATACAAAAATAAATACAGCAACTATGACTTTGTAAATTTTGCCGAAGAGTTAGAGCCATACTATCATTCAAGCAAAATTACAATTTGTCCTATGTTTGGCGGAACTGGCTTGAAAATCAAGGTGATTGAATCTTTATCGTTCGGATTGCCTTGTGTTACTACCGACTTAGGAATTGTTGGAATGGAAGATTCGTCAAAAAATGGTTGCATAGTTACGAACAATGCCGAGCTTTACGCAATGCACATAAGAGACCTTATTGAAAATCAAGAATACAGAAACAAAATTTCAAGAGAAGCTTACGAGTATTTTCAACAAAACTATACCGAAGAAGAGATTTTTTACAAAATGGATGATGTCTTTTTAAAATAG
- a CDS encoding sulfotransferase produces the protein MTKRSLAHITHPVFDKDNKDSEAIQNIAFETMKIAKSKADNIVDVEQYVAYYPEDEKIVPSYLKKTKPLTRSAYVIKSFHLKQKRPLLKDILDRLYQNSNADYFILSSPDVALMPEFYTEVNKLIDKGIDGFVIKNKIVKGDFCRIEQIPQMFKENGEENAGFNAFVFPRKIYKKFILANSCARSNWTSRILISNIFTYSNEFNFVKEKKLIFCSEKAEKIRTNTHQLFHSYNEQELLKVLVILMKEQKAKNSKIITNFYNFHNKYDPTILLSNNNQTDNRPKYKLQDKPENIYHKDFRHSSSWLHFKHQRLRQDPIFVIGQEQLHVNFIHSIINSNSKIYSIPNLHFFDVVKKQFEVENDSILFDSIDRTINVIRKIIPFSINAEEYIIKLSRNKSLSPKMLYEIVVIDNMIENVKPKNINRTIWMEKSAVNIDALEIITRFYPEARIIAVISNPISKIVSLKNSGQLIFSDQTYKDKFDETINQWLQKIQEIEKYKNLKPDNFHIIKIEELAKNIEEEAKKIYKFIDIPYHQDSIKINEGFLKKVSQYKSYEMSLSEKVKLYKKAKGKMMRYGYGSLVSELKVNLCHHLLNRN, from the coding sequence ATGACAAAAAGGAGCTTGGCACATATAACACATCCGGTGTTCGACAAGGATAACAAAGATTCAGAAGCAATCCAAAATATTGCATTTGAAACAATGAAAATAGCTAAGTCGAAAGCAGACAACATTGTTGATGTTGAACAATATGTTGCCTATTATCCGGAAGATGAAAAAATTGTTCCAAGCTATCTCAAAAAAACAAAACCACTCACAAGGTCTGCTTATGTTATAAAGTCGTTTCACTTAAAACAAAAGCGTCCATTGCTAAAAGACATTCTCGACAGACTATATCAAAATAGCAATGCAGATTATTTTATCCTTTCGTCGCCAGACGTAGCTTTGATGCCCGAATTCTATACTGAAGTAAATAAATTGATAGATAAAGGAATTGATGGTTTTGTCATAAAAAATAAAATTGTAAAAGGCGATTTTTGCAGAATAGAGCAAATCCCGCAAATGTTTAAAGAAAATGGTGAAGAAAACGCCGGATTTAACGCATTTGTGTTTCCACGAAAAATATACAAGAAATTTATTCTGGCAAATTCATGTGCCCGAAGCAATTGGACAAGCAGAATTCTAATTAGTAATATATTTACCTATTCAAACGAATTTAATTTTGTTAAGGAGAAAAAGCTAATATTTTGTAGCGAAAAAGCCGAAAAAATCAGGACCAATACCCACCAATTGTTTCACTCATATAACGAGCAAGAATTATTGAAGGTTTTGGTTATATTGATGAAAGAACAAAAAGCAAAGAATAGTAAAATCATCACAAATTTTTACAATTTTCATAACAAATACGACCCAACAATTCTTCTTTCTAATAATAATCAAACAGACAACAGACCTAAATATAAGTTACAAGACAAACCTGAAAATATTTATCATAAAGATTTTAGACATAGCAGTTCGTGGCTTCACTTCAAACACCAGCGGCTACGACAAGATCCTATTTTTGTTATAGGGCAAGAACAACTTCACGTAAATTTCATACACTCAATAATAAATTCAAACTCAAAAATATACTCTATCCCAAATTTGCATTTTTTCGATGTTGTAAAAAAACAGTTTGAAGTTGAGAACGATAGCATACTTTTCGATTCTATTGACAGAACAATCAATGTTATTAGAAAAATTATTCCATTCTCGATAAATGCCGAAGAATACATTATAAAATTGTCGAGAAACAAATCGCTCTCGCCAAAAATGCTATACGAAATTGTAGTGATAGACAATATGATTGAAAATGTAAAACCCAAAAATATCAACCGCACTATATGGATGGAAAAATCTGCTGTCAATATTGATGCTCTCGAAATAATAACCAGATTTTATCCAGAAGCCAGAATAATTGCAGTAATTAGTAACCCAATCAGTAAAATAGTGTCCTTAAAAAACTCCGGTCAATTAATTTTTTCTGACCAAACTTATAAAGACAAATTTGATGAAACAATAAACCAGTGGCTGCAAAAAATTCAGGAAATTGAAAAATACAAAAATCTAAAGCCAGACAATTTCCATATAATTAAAATAGAAGAGCTTGCCAAAAACATTGAAGAAGAAGCAAAGAAAATCTATAAATTTATTGATATACCATATCATCAGGATTCGATCAAAATAAATGAAGGCTTTTTGAAAAAAGTTTCTCAATATAAAAGTTATGAAATGTCGCTTAGCGAAAAAGTAAAATTGTATAAAAAAGCAAAAGGAAAGATGATGCGCTATGGCTATGGTTCGCTTGTTTCAGAATTAAAAGTAAATCTATGTCATCATCTACTTAATAGAAATTGA
- a CDS encoding DNA alkylation repair protein yields MTVEEIMKKLEEFGDENTKKTLKKHGAKEPFFGVKVADLKKILKKTKKNHELSLELYKTGNTDAMYLAGLMADEKQITKEQLNEWVDKAYWHYLSEYAVPWVAAETDFGFELGMEWIKSKEERIAAAGWATLAYYAGVNKDEDLDIKTYSKLLDSVEKEIHQAKNRVRYAMNGFLIAIGSYIIELNEKSKKIAAMVGKVEVNMGGTACKVPLAKNYIEKVEDRGNLGKKRKTARC; encoded by the coding sequence ATGACTGTTGAAGAAATAATGAAGAAGCTCGAAGAATTCGGGGATGAAAATACCAAAAAAACCTTAAAAAAGCACGGCGCTAAAGAACCATTCTTTGGAGTAAAAGTAGCAGATTTAAAAAAAATACTTAAAAAAACCAAAAAAAATCATGAGCTTTCCTTAGAGCTTTATAAAACCGGAAATACAGATGCGATGTATTTGGCCGGACTGATGGCAGACGAAAAACAAATTACAAAAGAACAACTGAACGAATGGGTTGACAAAGCTTATTGGCATTATTTGAGCGAATATGCAGTTCCATGGGTTGCCGCCGAAACCGATTTCGGATTTGAACTTGGAATGGAATGGATAAAATCTAAAGAAGAAAGAATTGCTGCTGCAGGATGGGCTACATTAGCCTATTATGCAGGAGTTAACAAAGATGAAGATTTAGATATTAAAACCTACAGCAAATTGCTTGATTCAGTTGAAAAAGAAATCCACCAAGCTAAAAACAGAGTAAGGTATGCAATGAATGGATTCCTTATCGCAATTGGTTCATACATTATTGAATTGAATGAAAAATCGAAAAAAATTGCAGCTATGGTTGGAAAAGTAGAAGTGAATATGGGAGGCACGGCATGTAAAGTTCCCTTAGCGAAAAACTATATTGAAAAAGTAGAAGATAGAGGAAATCTAGGAAAGAAGAGAAAAACCGCAAGATGTTAG
- a CDS encoding T9SS type A sorting domain-containing protein — protein sequence MKNHLLLISIIFSSFFVNAQNPDWLWGNVAGGNYYDLAQGMCQDFYGNIYITGHFESDSLLFGNEYFINLGHSDVFVAKYDSAGDFQWAITGGGSQYDFANDIYADQQGFIYIIGTSYSSNFQIGSTGFSTMGFGGYFVSKISINGFPQWAVDGGTEFVDIGNGICGDQQGNIYATGEYRGNTMFLTKFSSAGAEIWTKMADSSGNCFGESVNILSTGEIVVAGMFEDSSITFENITLQNNGEYDIYVAKYLANGDFVSAFSIGNDDYDYVNDISTDNFGNFYLTGSFYSLNLFFGDSVIINNNHTAELDALYIAKYGNSNAVEWIKTGSSDFDTWAICSEADQFGNLYVVGDFWEEISFDGNPISAVGQYECFIARFNPAGEIVWAESIGSERNDFAKSICIEDTNRIYILGGYEYENISIADYTYSNLGEEDIFLAKRKAKSSVFVPYEPPPPGYVSFLETKFELYQNSPNPFVDVTKISFYLPKNSYVNISTYSIHGEMIECVLSKKLHSGEHSVIVTAENYSHGTYLYKISSQEFSKTKRMMIQ from the coding sequence ATGAAAAACCATTTATTACTTATCTCAATAATTTTCAGTTCCTTTTTTGTAAACGCTCAAAACCCAGATTGGCTTTGGGGCAATGTTGCCGGTGGAAATTATTATGATCTTGCACAAGGTATGTGTCAGGATTTTTATGGGAATATATATATCACCGGACATTTTGAAAGCGATAGTCTCTTATTCGGAAATGAATACTTCATAAATTTGGGACATTCAGACGTTTTTGTTGCTAAATACGATTCGGCTGGAGATTTTCAATGGGCAATAACAGGTGGTGGTTCTCAATATGATTTTGCTAACGATATTTATGCCGACCAACAAGGATTTATTTATATTATTGGAACATCTTATAGTAGTAACTTTCAGATTGGTTCTACCGGATTTTCAACTATGGGTTTCGGAGGTTATTTTGTTTCAAAAATAAGCATTAACGGATTCCCTCAATGGGCAGTTGATGGTGGAACAGAATTCGTAGATATCGGAAATGGAATATGTGGCGATCAGCAAGGAAATATTTATGCAACAGGAGAATATAGAGGGAATACTATGTTTTTAACAAAATTTTCTTCCGCCGGTGCAGAAATTTGGACAAAGATGGCAGACAGTTCGGGAAATTGTTTTGGTGAAAGTGTAAACATTTTATCTACAGGAGAAATAGTTGTAGCAGGAATGTTTGAGGATAGTTCAATTACTTTTGAAAACATAACTTTACAAAACAATGGAGAGTATGATATTTATGTAGCGAAATATTTGGCAAATGGAGATTTTGTTTCTGCTTTTAGTATAGGAAATGACGACTACGACTATGTAAATGATATAAGTACCGACAACTTTGGAAATTTTTATCTTACCGGAAGTTTTTATAGTCTGAATTTATTTTTTGGAGATTCAGTAATTATAAACAATAATCATACAGCAGAATTGGACGCATTATATATAGCAAAATACGGAAATTCCAATGCCGTAGAATGGATTAAAACCGGTAGCAGCGATTTCGATACCTGGGCAATTTGCTCTGAAGCAGACCAATTTGGCAACTTATATGTGGTAGGAGACTTTTGGGAAGAAATAAGTTTCGATGGCAATCCAATTTCTGCAGTAGGACAATACGAATGTTTTATCGCACGATTTAATCCGGCTGGTGAAATTGTTTGGGCTGAAAGTATAGGTAGCGAACGAAACGATTTTGCTAAAAGCATTTGTATTGAAGACACAAATCGCATTTATATCCTTGGTGGATACGAATATGAGAATATTTCGATTGCAGACTATACATATAGTAATTTAGGTGAGGAAGATATTTTTCTGGCTAAACGTAAGGCAAAAAGTTCTGTTTTTGTTCCTTATGAGCCACCTCCACCAGGATATGTCAGCTTTCTGGAAACTAAATTCGAATTGTATCAAAACTCGCCAAATCCTTTTGTTGATGTTACCAAGATTTCCTTTTACCTGCCTAAAAATTCCTATGTAAATATTTCGACATATAGTATCCATGGCGAAATGATAGAATGCGTACTTTCAAAAAAACTACATTCAGGAGAGCATTCAGTAATTGTTACTGCCGAAAACTATTCTCATGGAACTTATTTATATAAAATTTCCAGTCAGGAATTTTCAAAAACTAAACGAATGATGATTCAGTAG